The nucleotide window TTTTAGACCAAAAACAGTCTAATTTGGGCTTTCGTTGGGCGAGTGTAGATCCTGAAAAAGGTTTCTTTTTAAATGGAAAACCGATTAAATTAATTGGTGTCAATCGTCATCAAGATTACAAAGATTATGGTAATGCAGTGCCAATCGAGCTGCAAAAACAAGATATTCATCTCATAAAAAATATGGGTGCAAATGTCATTCGATTTGCACATTATCCGCACGCTAGAGAACTGTACAAGCTTTGTGATGAACTTGGTATTTTAGTCTGGACAGAAATACCTGTAATAAATCTGGTAACAGATTCAGAAAGTTATTTTGAAACAAGTCTGAATATGCAAAAAGAGCATATTAAACAGTATTACAATTTCCCTTCTGTCGTAATGTTTGGATATATGAATGAAATCTTTATTCGTTTGGTTTTCAACCGAAATTTATCAAACGAAGAAAAAGCTGAATTAAAAAAAACAGCACTCAAATTAGCAACTCAGATCGAAGATTTAACGAGAACATTAGCTCCAAATCATATAACCGTTATGGCTTGTCATAATTCAGATGTGTATAATGAAACAGGTATTGCGGATATACCAATGCTTTTGGGCTGGAATTTATATTTTGGTTGGTACGATAAACAGATTGAAGATTTAGGAAAATTTCTGGATGAGCAGCATAACCGTTTTCCAAATCGTTCATTGTTATTGTCAGAATATGGTCCTGGAGCAGATGTTCGGATTTTTACCAAAACGCCTAAAAAGTTCGATTTTTCTACCAATTACCAAGCAAAACTGCATCAGTCGTACTATAAACAGATTATTGATCGACCTTTTGTAACGGGAATGACAGCTTGGAATTTTGCGGATTTTGGTTCGGAGTTTCGTGGTGATGCCATTCCGCACGTTAACCAAAAAGGATTAGTACAATACGACCGCAAACCAAAGGATATTTATTATTGGTACAAATCGGTTTTAAATGACAAAGAACCGTTTATTCATATCGCTACCGACTATTTAAAAGGATTAACGTTGTTTGAAGACGAACCATTTCCAGTTCAAATATATTCTAATGAAGACGAAGTCAGCGTAAGTTTGAATGACAATAATTTAGGTGATTTCAAAGTTGAAAATGGTTCGGTAACTATCGATATGCCTTTTATAAATGGAAGCAACAAAATTAAGGTTTCAACCCAAACTATTTCCGAAGAAAAAATAATAAAGGTTAATCGTATTGAAAAACTAGATTTTAAAAATTTTAAGCGACTTGGAATTAACATTGGGTCGCATTTTAATTTTTATGATGAAGAACAAAATATAACTTTTGTACCAGACCAATCTTATAAAGAAGGCTGGTTTGGTCATAAAAACGGAACAGCTTACGGTATGACCAAAGACAAAAATCAAGGTCTGCCACATAATATCAAAAACACCAATGAAGAACCCTTGTTTCAAACCTTGCTCGAAGGTTGCAAAGACTATAAAGTGGACGTTCCAGAAGGCAATTACAACGTGACCTTATATTTTGTTGAGCCACAAATTAAGCCAACCGAAAATATTTATAACCTTTCAGAAAACGCTTCTGAAACCGATAAAAAACAACGCATTTTTGATGTTTATATCAACGATACATTAATCGAAAAACAATTGAATTTAGCCCAAGCCTATCCAGAAAAATATGGTGTAACGCTCAGTGCTATCGTTCAAACTAAAAAAGGATTAACTTTAAAACTCAATGCCATCGAAGGTTTGCCTGTGATTAGTGGCATTTTAATTGAAAAGCTGGACTGATACTGTC belongs to Winogradskyella sp. J14-2 and includes:
- a CDS encoding glycoside hydrolase family 2 TIM barrel-domain containing protein — translated: MPHINHRMFLLSFMLCVAFPFFCSSQSKTINSGWQFSEDKTTWETVNIPHTWNKDDAFDDERGYRRGLGFYKKQIYVSSEGKDQIFYLKFSAVNQEATVFVNGEKVVNHKGGYTAFNVEITSRLNFDAYNLIEVEVDNSHNVDIPPLDADFTFYGGIYRDVELIKVPKQHFSLKDYASDGFYVNYDDISKEKASINIKVLIDNFDKKTETHLDLKIFDADGHLIRQDHQGLKLKANETKTIEVNYPDIKNPKLWSPDHPYLYKLQLTLTDKNGRVLDQKQSNLGFRWASVDPEKGFFLNGKPIKLIGVNRHQDYKDYGNAVPIELQKQDIHLIKNMGANVIRFAHYPHARELYKLCDELGILVWTEIPVINLVTDSESYFETSLNMQKEHIKQYYNFPSVVMFGYMNEIFIRLVFNRNLSNEEKAELKKTALKLATQIEDLTRTLAPNHITVMACHNSDVYNETGIADIPMLLGWNLYFGWYDKQIEDLGKFLDEQHNRFPNRSLLLSEYGPGADVRIFTKTPKKFDFSTNYQAKLHQSYYKQIIDRPFVTGMTAWNFADFGSEFRGDAIPHVNQKGLVQYDRKPKDIYYWYKSVLNDKEPFIHIATDYLKGLTLFEDEPFPVQIYSNEDEVSVSLNDNNLGDFKVENGSVTIDMPFINGSNKIKVSTQTISEEKIIKVNRIEKLDFKNFKRLGINIGSHFNFYDEEQNITFVPDQSYKEGWFGHKNGTAYGMTKDKNQGLPHNIKNTNEEPLFQTLLEGCKDYKVDVPEGNYNVTLYFVEPQIKPTENIYNLSENASETDKKQRIFDVYINDTLIEKQLNLAQAYPEKYGVTLSAIVQTKKGLTLKLNAIEGLPVISGILIEKLD